In Setaria viridis chromosome 5, Setaria_viridis_v4.0, whole genome shotgun sequence, the genomic stretch GTTCGTGGCCCCTAATTACACTGATCATGACTTCGCGTTCCATTTCCAAGAGGCAAAAGACTCGGTGGGGAGTGGGCGCGCCTACCCTGTTACGATCGGCTCGGCGATGGTCTACGGTGAtgagctcgccgccgacgaTTCCTTCTCCCGGCATGCCGTGGTCGACACGAAGCAGGAGCTGGTGAACGTCAGCTACGACATACGCCACCACGTCCCTCCGGCGGACTGGGTGCGTCCCAAGAACAACTCGTACATGGTCAGCCTCGAAGAGCGCCGAATCACAGCGGAGGGCGTCTTTGATCCCAAGACGGGCGTCATGTGCATGATGGCCTGCCGAGAGCACGACAGCTCGATGACGGACTGCCAGATACTGATCATCGTTCATTTCGCCTCCCTGGACCGGAAGGACCAGGGCCATGGAAAGGGCGCGATCAGCAGCCTGAGGAACAAGACGACGGACCCTCTCTTCTTCGAGAAGATCGAGATCGTCTTGTACGGGATGTACTCTGAGCAGGTGTCCGAGTCCATCTCCAGGATGGACCTGGAGAGCGTCATGCTGGTGATCTCCACGACGCTGTCATGCGTCATCACCATCCTGCAGATCTTCCACGTCAAGAAAAGACCCGAGGCAGCCGCGGCGACGTCGATCACCATGCTCGTCATCCTGGCCCTGGGCTACGTCGCCCCTCTGGTGATCAGTTCCGAGGCTCTGTTCCTGAGCAGGAGGAGCCTGTACATGCCGTTCCCATTCGACAGCTACGTGCCGTACGAGCTGAGCCAGGCGATGATGCGGGCGCCCACTCTGATcgccctgctgctgcagctgcgccTCATCCAGCTGGCCTGGTCCGCACGGAAGACGGCGACGGACGCCGGCAGGGCCAGAGCCGAGGCGTCGTGGGCCGGCGAGAGGCGAGCGCTCTGGCTTTGCGTGCCGCTGTACCTGATCGGCGGCGCACTGACCTTCATCGCCCACGCGGTGaacgcccgccgcgccgcgcgggagGGCTCCCTCACCGTCCGCCTCGGCCCGGTGCCGGCGACGCTGTGGGAGGACCTCGTGTCGTCCGCGGGGCTGGTGCTGGACGCGTTCCTGCTCCCGCAGGTCGCCACGAACGCGTTCGCCTcggtcgccggcgcggccggggtcCGGGCGCTCTCGCCGTGGTTCTACGTCGGCGGCACCGTGGTTCGGGCGATGCCCCACGTGTACGACGTGATCAGGGCCCGGGGGTACGTGCCAAACCTGAGGCCGTCCTACGTCTACGCGAGCCCCCGCTACGACCGGTTCGGCGTCGGGTGGGACGTCGCCGTGCCGTGCGGGGCGACGCTGCTGGCCGTGCTGGTGTTCCTGCAGCAGCGGGTTCgtctggcggcggcgcctcTGTTCCCTTCGCGGAGGAGGTTGGGTGAATACGAGATGGTCTCTAATCTTTAGCTGGAGTCTTTGCTTGGCACGTCCGGAAAGGTCAGGAGGGACGGCCGGGGCCAGGAATCATTACCACGACGGCACGCGAGTTTATCTGTGGCGCCCGTATCTTGTCAAGAATCTTCGCTGGCCAGTGCGTAAGAGTCtacttatattttatttttctcgaATGGCAGCTCCATAAGAATTTTAATGGTTGACGTTTACTTTGAAAAGATAGTTGTGGATATATTACTTGGATTTTTCGTACGTGCATGTGCTAGTCCCTCTCAGGTTTGTCATATTTTCGTCCCACGCTTACTTTTCCGGTCTTCCATGCACCCCGCTAGATGTCTTCGCAGCATACATCACATCTACGATCTATCATGCTTCTTGTTCATAGTCGAGCAGACCACAAGCCATAGATaatgatgtttttttttgtccctAAAGCTGCTAGGACACTTGGTTAAACCAATAGGGTAGCCCATACAAATATCGTGGCTAGatttatgatccaagaaacTGTAAATTAATTTACAATCGACCAATACATAAATTCTGAATTTTCCTGATAAATTTATCAGACATAGTTACATATGACTTTTCATGAGGATGCTTTGTACATCATCATCCTTGGTGATCCATTGTTGTTAGTGTCCATCAATATCTTTTACTTTAATTTGTACTCTCTCCTTACAGCATCACCAGCCCCCACCCCCCCTACttttcatattatttttttctgtttctaaTAAATTAGTTATTTTACCCTCCCTACTAATTTTagtttttaaagaaaaattaggtatttattCATATCTATTTTACATAGATTCTTTAATTTTCTAGCCATATGAAAATTAAACTGCTAACTTTActtaattttatttattgtcCGCTTGGCTTACTCTGGATCTTTAGTTTGCttaattttataattttaaTTCATTATTATCTATACCTTTGTGGAAAAAAACTGAAATTGGTTGGAAAAGAATAGGGAATATGCCCCAGGACACATTATAGTCTCTGTCGTAGATCATCTTCTTATGGGAAACAAAGATTTATTTATCTGCTTCTCTCTTCGGGCATTCCATTCCATCTAACAGGCATGCACTGGTGCCATGTGTACCTATGAAGCTGAGAGCTTTATCTTTTGCCAGGTGCTTAACCTGCATCTTCTTGTTTCTTAAACTCTTAAATATGCTCTACTTACTTTTCTCAAACCGCCGCCATGATGGAAATCCAGTGGATATCCTAAAATCCTCCCTTATCACACCTCGACACTAAGATGGAAAACCAGATTAATCACTGCAGGAGTGTCGTCTCGGGATGCTTTATCTCAACTTTGTCGAGGCAACACTTACAATATAATCATTGATGAGAGCTTTTCACGGTTATTACCAAGGAAAACAAGAGTAGAAAGAACAAAATTTTTCAGACAAGAGACCAGCACAAAATTAAAAAGCACATTGACATTTGTTTAGATCTAACAATCTTTTGAAAGAAATGAGAAATTTGTTTCGGAGGTTACTTTTTTTTCAGGCCAAACTGTGAGGGAGTTCCCATAGCACTTCGATTTTATATTAAGGTTAGGGGGTTAGGGTCTCATACTAATATTTACAAGGAGTAAGAGAGGGAGGGGTGAGGGGGAACGCCATTGATATAATTGGAGTCTACTGTCTTCTTGGAGTCGAAGGAGCTGGAGAAGACACTGAATCTTTGAACCGCACAGTCCAAAGCTGCGTCAAGGATTGCAGCATTACGTATTTTCCATATTTCCCACGACGCTATGATAAAATGTCCATGAAGAATACTTTCGCAGATACATACCGTGCAGTTTTAATCCTCTCATGAATATCCAGTGAAGTGTCCCATTGATCTGCAACTTGGACCAGCAATCTCTTGCAAACTGATAGCTAAAGAATAAATGATCCCTACCTTCTTCAGCGGTGGCATCACACAGGACACAATTGAACCCTGTTTATATATTAAAATGCCTCCTGCGCATGATGTCTCTCGTATTTAACCGATCCACAATCAATAGTCATGCAAAGAACTTCAGTCTAGGTGTACACTTTGAGAGCCACAGCCAAGTGATGGTTCGTTCTGCCTCAGATCCTGAAAAAACACAACTATAGAACTTGCTGGAGGTATATGTGATTTTGGAGGTTACTTGTTTTTGTTAGATCCTTTTTTGAGCGGTTTTCGTGTTAGAGGTGAAAGCAGGAGCGTGATGAAGAACGTTGTCACCACTATGGATGGCAACGGTCATATTGCCTGCCGGCAAAGGGTTTACAGACCCTCGTCCGTGAGGCAAATCCTGTACCCGTGTCCGCGCCCGCCGTCCATCACGTGCAAGAAGTTGTGCCCACGCCCGTCACCCGTGGGCACATTCTACCCACAGGCACACCTGTGCCCGTCAGGCAACCAGCGTCGGACGACGAGGGAACCGAGCGTCAGGCGGCAACGAGAGAGCTAGGGGGCGGGCGACGAGGAGCGTCAGAGCGGCCTCGTGGGAGGACTGAGGGAGCGGGAGTCAAGGTCTCAGGAAGGTAGCGGCGGCCGCCTGGTGTGCAGGGTGCAGCTAGATCGCTAGGAGGAATGAAGGAGGGAATCCTAGAAATCGCTTATATAGTTGTACAGAGTCCACACGTCAGGCACTATGTAGTGGGTTCGTGAGTACAGGTAAGATATTTTTATATCCGCTAATTTTTTGCCTGCGGGCACAAACCCAAACCCGCACCCTGGCCCGTGACCATAAAATAGAACCCGTATCCTCATCCTATAAGATTTTTTCTCGCGGGCACACAGGTAATTTGTACCTGTTGCTATCCCTAATCACCACACAAGGCGCTTGCCGGCCGTGCCCGAGCCCGACTGCCCGTTATCAATGATTGGCAGGAGAGGGTTGTAATGTAAACAAAGTTGGCCCACCCAAAATGCTCGGGGAGCTGTTTCAACGCGTTCTCTACGGAAGAAAAAGTAGCAAACCGTGGCTGGCCAGCTCGCGCAGCCTTCGTCGTTGCCAGCTGCCCCACGGCCACGGGCAGCACAGATTAATTTGAAAATGGCAACAAGGGCAGCTCTAACTTTTTGACCCCGAGTGAGAGTAGCGAACCCCAGGAGGGGATTTCCCCGTCCGATGCCATGCATCACCCTCTTCCAATGCAACTGTGTCAACAAATAATTAAGCCTCTCACTTGCAATGGAGCGTTTATAATGGTTTCGTACCATCTCCTTGTTAAACAGCCGTGCCATTGGATAGGAGTAACCGAGTAAGTAGCAATGGCCTGGAAAAATATCACGTGGGCATATAACCGAACCATAGCATCTCATTCTTCACTCCCAGCTCCCATATAGGAACTCGGAAGCAGCCGGATGAGCATATCCAGTAGAGTACCTAAAATTGGATTGCTATACCTAAAAACTGCCACGTTACCTAAAAATCAACAAAAATCAGCTCCAAATGACCTATATGGTTTGCTATACCTAAAATTTCTAGGCTATAACTtaaatttctctctcctatATGCAAATATACATATCCAAAGAGTGGATTGCTATTTCCTCTTTTCTCACACGGGAGAAGCCAACTGTTCTAACGGAGACTTCCATGCCGTCTTCTTGCCtccgctccagcgccgccgccatcatcctCGCTTCCAACCACACTCCAGAGCAGCCAAACGGCCCATGTGCACTGCCCGACCGAGTGCCGACCGCCCCAGGCAGCCCCAGCCGTGCGCCGACCGGCTGGACGCCGTGAAGGGCGGGCGCCACCGCACGCGGGCAAACGAGCTCTGCTGCAGGGGCTTGAGCTCCACCGCACGTAGGGGAAAGGGAACGGAGCTCcccatggcggcggccatggcggaggcgCATGCGGCGACCCCAGGGCGGAGATCGACAACGAGTTCGAGCTCGATGACTGGTGGCAATGGCGGCCAGAAAAATTTTAATCCACGGCGGGATGAGGCATGAGGATGCACGAGAAGAGGTCGAAGGCGGAGCTAGGGATGTGGTGGAGCGATGCATAGCAGTGATTTGATTTTGGTGGAGGCTGGTGGCGGGATTTGGCCGGCGCGCTCCGCCGCACGCGAGCGGGGAGGGAGCTCCATGGCGGGGTCCTCGTCCATGACGACGAGGGGAGAGAGTAGAGGGTGGCTAGAGggcgagggagggagcagagagTGGGCGAGTGTCACAACCCTGAGGCCACCGGCGGTGAGGACCGGGAGATGTGAGGAAGATAACAAACTCTCACCGGATAAATTCTCCCATGGCCGACGACGAGATCGCTGTGATGTGAGATggaatcgccgccgccgccgctgccaccgagGACGAACAAGCAAGGGAATAAGCTTCTATTTGATTTCTTGGTTCCCTTCTCTCTAGCAGCTTTTGGCTTTTATGACTTCCCTCACATTATCTTACACGTGGGCCCTGCTGTTCATAGACCGAGTCCACGGGTGTTACACTTCCACGGCCTCGAAAAGTTACTTGTCCACAAGCAACCGCATAGCCCACTCTTTGCTTAGTCTTTACTGCCCAACTTCTCTGAAGAACTCAGCAGGTCATCAGTCATAACTAGATTCATTTAAGCTGCAGCCTCAGCTCATTCTCTCACCTTGTCTGTGCAAGCAAAGCAGTCATGACTCATTACTAAACTTATCTAAGCTGATTTATGAATGCCCGGATCCCAAATCCTTCCGTTTAGCTCACATCTGCCTTGGGAGCCTATTGATGAGGTACAAACACCTGCTACTTTTCCACCATGCTTCCGCTTTGATATTGCCTCAAGCACTGTTTGGTTGACTCTACTCCATGGACTGAAACCATTTTGCTTCCATGAAGATATTTTGTCAAAAACTGAATAATCAGTTTTCATGTGATAGTTTCCTTTGTTGAAAGTATTATGACGCAATGGTGGCATTTCAGAAATCACTTAACGAGCACTCCCTTTTTCTGCCATGCACCCTGCAGAGGACAACACCATACCAAAACCAGCTCCATGATCTTTCAGATGCAAATTGCCATTGGCGTTGAGGCTATTTCACTGTGTAATTTTTCACAATCCACCACGCTGAGCTCACTTTGTCCTGAACTAAAACTACCATACCTCCATGCTGTCATTTTCTCAAGCACATGTCTATTGACATTACTGCACTGACTGAAACCTCCCAACGACGATAAGTTGCCAAGCAGTGAGTGAGCAGTATCAATTCCACACTTCTCAAAGCTGCAGACACTTGCTCCTTTCATTTCTTTACAATTGACCAAGTTCTCAATGCCAAGGTTCAGCTCCTAGATAGCAAGCACATCAAATATGTCATTTGCTACGACCACGTCATGCTGTACAAACAATGGTAAATCACTAACTTCAGCGAGGAAATCATTGTCTCCATGTCCCTACTTAACATCAGCGAACTGCTCTAAAAGATTGATGTGCATGTCAAGGTTGTGTGGCATATCCTCATCCCAAATGATGCTCCCAACATCATCGAACTCAATTATTGACTTTGCCTTCTCGCTGTCCAAAGTGCTCTCTACCTGAAACAAGAATTTATCCTTACCTGATCTAGCGATGTGGATGCTAgggtgaactgcgtgccatgCACTGCTGTGTGGTGTCAATGGATTCGATGCGGATGTGAAGCCGATTCAGGCCCTTCTGTAGCCGTGACCACCGCGCCTTCCGGTTCACGTCCGCATCAAACATCGACATGTTGGTTAATGTAGTCGGAGCAGCCCGGTTCGCCGCTACAACCACACGCTGCAGAACCCCAAGATCTATTGCCGCCACAACACCGCCGATATGCTGCCGCAGATGCAGAGCAATGATCAGAGTACCCACACCGAGAAAAAgctagctctgataccaattgtcaCAACCCCAAAGCCACCAGCAGTGAGGATCGAGACGTGAGGAAGATAACAAGCTCTCACCGGATAAATTCTCCCGTGACCACCGACGAGATCAACGTGACGTGCGATGGAAttaccgccgccaccgctaccACCGAGGACGAACAATCTATTTGATTTCTTCGTTCCCTTCTCTCTAGCAGCTGTTGGCTTTTATGACTTCCCTCACATTATCTTACACGTGGGCCCTGTTGTTCATAGATCGAGTCCACGGGTGTTACAGCGAGGAGAGGGAGCAGAGGGCGGGTGAGCGGCGGTGGGTCGATGCGGCTGATGGGGGCACCAGCGTGGGGTGTGGGGAAGAAGAGGTGAGGAGAGAGGATGTGTTGTTTTGCAGATTGACCCTTGAAAAAATGATTCATTTTGCAGATTAGTCCTCAAATGGAATATAGGTATGCTGCTCAAGATAAGCTCAAAATTTTTCCCAAAACCTTCTCTCCCCTATACCTAAAACAAGTTTTAGGTATCAAATATACATATGCTACTGGAGTTGCTCTTGAGCAGCTCTCTTTACTTGCTTCGGTTCATTGAGGAAGCAGCATAGCTCGGGCGATCGCCAATCACCGTGGACCAGACCCAGCTGGAATTTCCACTAGTAGCACATATAAGATCATGAAAAGGACAGGGCCCCTATGTTCTCCGATCCATCGTGTTCGGCAGGGGCGAACCTAGGGCTCGGGGACCCTGGTCGCCTGCCCGGGCTCCTGTGCCATAATCGCAAGAGGTTAGCTGTTAAACCTCATAATTGCAAGAGGTTAGTTGTTAAACCTTCTGTCTCTGTGGTCTATCAAATACGGGAAAGAAGAGATGTCTCCTATTTTGCCCGAATGTAAGACCTGTTTGTTTGAACTTCCTGGcagcttctcagcgtgaaaagtCATAAGCTCAGCAAACTTCTTGCGCAACTTTTGAAAAGACAGAAACTTAGAAAAGCTGAGTTAGccatatttgtttgagcttcctggTAGCTTCTTAGCGTGAAAAGTCAGAAGTTTAAATAAACAGCAAACTTCTTGTGCAGCTTCAAAAAACCAGAAgctcagaaaagctgagtttatatggaaagatCAGTTTTTCAAGCTTTTCATAACTTTTTGAGTCTAGAAAgttaaacacatcttctaaatgctagccaacagcagcagcagtttttttttctagaaaagctcaaaaggtTAAATAAATAGGTCCGCCACTGGTGTTCAGTGAGGCTGTCAATAATCCACCATGTGGTTGAAGCACGCACTGACGTAACAGTACACTGAATAACTGTAGAGGTGGTCTCTCGTCCCTTGCATTGGTTTTCCCCGTGATGACCGGCCTAACGCGCATCGTGGATGCACGGAACCACGGAGCTAGTGTCGCTTTCGAAAGTCCAAACGAAAGTTCTAATCAACGCCCTAATAATCAACCATGAATCGGTCGGTCGTCGGCGTAGACGACGGTGGCGACGTCCCTATCTTCCCTCACCTCCACGCCCACGGCAgtctccacctccaccgctACTTAAACGCCAGCGCCACACTAACGAGAGCACACCACACAGTTCTCCCGGCTCAAACGCGCACACCCTCCTGCTCCGGTCAACCTCCGTCTTCCCCCGGCACCGGTGTCGTGCCCCCAACAACACCATACTGTTAGTTCCTCCCGGCCCCAGCTCCCGACCGTCACCTTGTTCGGCCGGCGCGGCATGGACAGCCAGCAGGTGTCCGGGTCGTCGATCTGGAGGAGGATGGACATGCAGAGCATCGCCAGGGCGTGGCCGGCCACCACGACGCTGTTCtgcgtcctcgtcgtcctccagaTACTCCGCAACAGGATGAAGCacgaggcgccgccgcctgccatGTCGAAGACCACGTTTGTCGCTCTGTCCCTGGGGTGCGTCGCGTTGGATCTGATCCTGTCGCACTGGGTGCTTTTTCTCGTCACGTTCGTTTACATGTTTAGCTAGCTAGTGTGCCCTGATGAGGCGTACGTGCACGAGTTCACGTACGTCATCGACGCCGTTCTTTCTGTAATCCCTCGGTCATATAATAAGAAGATGAACATCAGAAAAGCTGCAACGTTGCCACGCAGCACAAAAACATCTATCCTCTTGTAGTCTTGTGCGCTCTCTGTTTGTGTGCACTCCGCTTTTTAGCCAGGTGATCGCGTCTGTTCTGTGCGTGTGTCATCATGCATGTTCGCGTCGCTTTCGGCACCTCGCCACAACACGTCCTCCTCCCCTCTCGTGCGCAACTTCGATGCCCCCTGCTCGCGCACGTACGATAAGGAGCAAGCGGTCCGTGCAGCTCTCCGGCAAGGGTGCGCTAGTTTGAACTGAACGAGAACGGGACCTAACGCTAACGCCTCGGCACGACAAGGGATCGGATGATATGCCATCAATGGGACTCCCATCATCGTCCCGCCTTATGCAAAACATTTCGAAACTAATTGACAGTGGTTCTGCAAAATCAGTGTGGGTGTAGACCTTTCGACGTACTGTATGTGCTCTGCAGCTGCGTCATGAAGATGCACGTGAGCTCCGGCAACTTGTGATGTCGATTTTTCATTTTTACTA encodes the following:
- the LOC140222727 gene encoding uncharacterized protein → MAPHNLAACRLCVAFLLLSTATLSSAAASSLDAICTIPSPRPKHHDVSKDDAFVLLNLFQLNAGYFFGGEDIHFAKDDSNSSSSFVTRSFSFFPHSVDPTSDSDLLHVAATLDLSGGRARSILTSHRRRHRYVGDHSIKFYLDGYYSSATDELCMTGQGTYPSDDGTIQRLEGVVLKLRMPGLSNLSDPFVTGRLKGASFETISLVAYAEGAYHYGESASCPTLHPSSTSTARGALQALGASFSCAHLKEHLATSYKLQYSGGGAHAPGSSPPMGLQAPRLHVGQVQCTKDGEVRAYAAFYNGTNKWRQLQPHPPFMVGDEVLVAEGRWDSERSLLCLTACHVVYSESEMSVSVKECGIAMSFWFPGAWTIRERSVLAGMIWDSNQAPGGFGGPGEIRVSSIDSTNHRSNFLDVRYDYTMVEEARKLYLNDPVLSDARKKVKGSFVAPNYTDHDFAFHFQEAKDSVGSGRAYPVTIGSAMVYGDELAADDSFSRHAVVDTKQELVNVSYDIRHHVPPADWVRPKNNSYMVSLEERRITAEGVFDPKTGVMCMMACREHDSSMTDCQILIIVHFASLDRKDQGHGKGAISSLRNKTTDPLFFEKIEIVLYGMYSEQVSESISRMDLESVMLVISTTLSCVITILQIFHVKKRPEAAAATSITMLVILALGYVAPLVISSEALFLSRRSLYMPFPFDSYVPYELSQAMMRAPTLIALLLQLRLIQLAWSARKTATDAGRARAEASWAGERRALWLCVPLYLIGGALTFIAHAVNARRAAREGSLTVRLGPVPATLWEDLVSSAGLVLDAFLLPQVATNAFASVAGAAGVRALSPWFYVGGTVVRAMPHVYDVIRARGYVPNLRPSYVYASPRYDRFGVGWDVAVPCGATLLAVLVFLQQRVRLAAAPLFPSRRRLGEYEMVSNL